The following proteins are co-located in the Candidatus Woesearchaeota archaeon genome:
- a CDS encoding tetratricopeptide repeat protein: protein MTETLVEYIREQLQNGFTIDQIRDYLIRYGYHEQDVNIAVDAAMHGIDTHPIVQQVPIHKHPLAMKIMIILAVVTVSLAVFMYFSRTVDEGMIQAPMTEGVTPVIFQPEPETPKIPKNVQDRIDNVMKDLQNAEKTQNSYQQRVDYLDNAIVNLRVIIDEEPNSADAHNFLADALEAKGLYDEAESEYRVAMELDPDNPELYNDLGYLYARKGDMSTATQYYNNAIAKDPTFDVAYSNLGMYYYETGNYDEAIRNFVIAKELKSYNYKTINNLGFAYLKKGMHERALAEFRESLKINPDFPNPYFGIGLVFMEQQQYDKAVYELEKSIVLDPSNFIYQEAYARAKKSLEV, encoded by the coding sequence ATGACTGAAACACTGGTTGAGTATATCAGGGAACAGCTGCAGAACGGCTTCACCATAGATCAGATCCGGGACTATCTGATAAGATATGGATACCACGAGCAGGACGTCAACATAGCTGTAGATGCAGCGATGCATGGTATAGATACTCATCCTATTGTCCAGCAGGTGCCCATACACAAGCATCCGCTTGCGATGAAAATAATGATAATACTAGCAGTGGTCACAGTCTCGCTGGCTGTCTTCATGTACTTCAGCAGGACAGTGGACGAAGGGATGATACAGGCTCCTATGACTGAAGGGGTGACTCCGGTTATATTCCAGCCTGAGCCTGAAACCCCAAAGATCCCAAAGAATGTGCAGGACAGGATAGACAATGTGATGAAGGATCTTCAGAATGCAGAGAAGACGCAGAATTCATACCAGCAGCGCGTCGATTATCTTGACAATGCCATAGTGAACCTCAGGGTCATCATAGATGAGGAGCCCAACAGCGCAGATGCCCACAACTTCCTTGCAGATGCCCTCGAGGCAAAAGGGCTCTATGACGAGGCAGAGTCTGAATACAGGGTTGCCATGGAATTGGATCCGGACAATCCCGAGCTCTACAACGACCTCGGATACCTCTATGCCCGGAAAGGGGACATGTCCACAGCGACGCAGTATTACAACAATGCTATAGCGAAGGATCCCACATTTGATGTGGCATACAGCAACCTCGGGATGTATTATTATGAGACAGGGAACTATGATGAGGCAATAAGGAATTTCGTCATAGCAAAGGAGCTCAAGTCATACAACTACAAGACAATAAACAACCTGGGATTCGCTTATCTAAAGAAAGGGATGCACGAGAGGGCGCTTGCAGAGTTCAGGGAATCGCTGAAGATAAACCCGGATTTCCCTAATCCCTATTTCGGGATCGGGCTTGTGTTCATGGAGCAGCAGCAGTATGACAAGGCAGTGTATGAGCTCGAGAAGAGCATCGTGCTCGATCCTTCGAATTTCATCTACCAAGAGGCATATGCCAGGGCCAAGAAGAGCCTGGAAGTGTGA
- the nifS gene encoding cysteine desulfurase NifS has product MREVYLDNGATTRVADEVLKAMKPYYTDDYGNPSSTHTPGQRAREAVEKSRETIARRLNAGPEEIIFTSGGTESDNLAIRGVLKANPDKRHIITSRIEHPAVLKTCRELEKNGYGVTWLDVDKYGLVDMDQLEASIKDDTALVSVIHGNNEIGTVQDIKGIGEICKEKNVIFHTDAVQSFTKEEIDVRKIPADLISMSAHKIHGPKGIGALYIRKGTGIKPVSSGGEHEFRMRPGTENVPGIVGFAEAVRISSGIDKERIMMLRDRIIRRVLDEIPDTRLNGHPKKRLCNNANITFSRIEGESIMLHLDLKGIQVSTGSACSSQSLEPSHVITALGLPPEDSHGSIRFTLSRYTTEGDIDYCVDELKPIIENLRKISPFK; this is encoded by the coding sequence ATGAGAGAGGTATATCTTGATAACGGCGCCACTACCAGAGTCGCAGACGAAGTGCTGAAGGCAATGAAGCCCTACTACACAGATGACTACGGGAACCCGTCCAGCACCCATACACCAGGCCAAAGAGCGCGTGAGGCAGTCGAGAAATCCAGGGAGACCATCGCCAGGAGACTGAATGCCGGACCGGAAGAGATAATATTCACGAGCGGCGGCACAGAGTCAGACAATCTTGCGATAAGAGGGGTTCTTAAAGCGAATCCTGACAAGAGGCACATCATCACATCAAGGATAGAACATCCGGCTGTGCTGAAAACATGCCGGGAGCTTGAGAAGAATGGATACGGGGTCACATGGCTTGACGTCGACAAGTATGGGCTGGTCGATATGGATCAGCTCGAGGCTTCAATCAAAGACGACACTGCTCTCGTATCTGTAATCCACGGCAACAATGAGATAGGGACAGTGCAGGACATAAAGGGCATAGGGGAGATATGCAAGGAGAAGAATGTGATATTCCATACAGATGCTGTGCAGAGCTTCACAAAAGAGGAGATTGATGTCAGGAAGATCCCTGCTGATCTCATCAGCATGAGTGCGCACAAGATACATGGACCGAAAGGCATCGGAGCGCTCTATATCAGGAAAGGCACCGGAATAAAGCCAGTGTCCTCAGGCGGAGAGCATGAGTTCAGGATGAGGCCCGGGACAGAGAATGTGCCAGGCATAGTCGGCTTCGCAGAAGCAGTAAGGATCTCGAGCGGGATAGACAAGGAAAGGATCATGATGCTCAGGGACAGGATCATAAGAAGAGTGCTTGATGAGATACCTGACACGAGGCTCAATGGGCATCCGAAGAAAAGGCTGTGCAACAATGCAAACATCACATTCAGCAGGATAGAAGGGGAGAGCATAATGCTGCACCTTGACCTTAAAGGAATACAGGTCAGCACAGGGAGCGCATGCAGCTCGCAGAGCTTAGAACCGAGCCATGTGATAACAGCACTCGGGCTGCCTCCAGAGGATTCGCACGGCTCAATAAGGTTCACGCTCAGCAGATATACGACAGAAGGGGA